In Melospiza melodia melodia isolate bMelMel2 chromosome 20, bMelMel2.pri, whole genome shotgun sequence, a single genomic region encodes these proteins:
- the MTFP1 gene encoding mitochondrial fission process protein 1, whose amino-acid sequence MGQEEPDLYRDTWVRYLGYANEVGESFRPLVPVPVVWASYGVATAYVTADAIDKGRKAATAHPQDPTRVGVAVVDTFVWQSLASVAIPGFTINRLCAASLALLGTLTRWPLPVRRWTTTALGLAAIPLIITPIDRTVDFLMDSSLRKIYGAPGEPPTSH is encoded by the exons ATGGGGCAGGAGGAGCCCGACCTGTACCGGGACACGTGGGTCCGATACCTGG GTTATGCCAACGAGGTGGGCGAGTCCTTCCGCCCGCTGGTACCGGTGCCGGTGGTGTGGGCCAGCTATGGCGTGGCCACCGCCTACGTGACCGCCGACGCCATCGACAAGGGCCGCAAAGCCGCCACC gccCACCCGCAGGACCCCACGCGCGTGGGGGTGGCCGTGGTGGACACGTTCGTGTGGCAGAGCCTGGCCTCGGTGGCCATCCCCGGCTTCACCATCAACCGGCTGTGCGCCGCCTCGCTGGCCCTGCTGGGCACGCTGACCCGCTGGCCCCTGCCCGTGCGCCGCTGGACCACCACGGCCCTGGGGCTGGCTGCCATCCCCCTCATCATCACCCCCATCGACAG GACTGTGGATTTCCTGATGGATTCCAGCCTCCGCAAGATTTACGGGGCACCGGGAGAGCCCCCAACGTCCCACTGA
- the RNF215 gene encoding RING finger protein 215 isoform X2, translating into MGVLWGCPEPWGPSQLSLSLPCPQVGDVEPELSAADGWIGVVPVGTEEPAEGPRGAKEESFTTAVVTKMKRALVLGASALLILALNQNTIRELDVSQLLAKPVIVIQSSDNVTRLLGALLRGLRATAKITYQAVLLENLGVTLTLWSTCGLSRGGLYGEWQGVICPGESSSQVQYLQQLWNTILLIALLLCTGVMVQAQRQSRQELSERDAELDLKQHIRRRLLALKTRRYHPGKPPRSRACEIDSCAVCLDQFHKSQWLRVLPCSHEFHRDCVDPWLLLQQTCPLCKRNILGNCCTDS; encoded by the exons ATGGGGGTGCTTTGGGGGTGCCCTGAGCCTTGGGGTCCATCCCAGCTCTCCCTGTCCTtgccgtgtccccaggtgggTGACGTGGAGCCGGAGCTGAGCGCTGCTGATGGCTGGATCGGGGTGGTGCCCGTGGGCACTGAGGAGCCGGCCGAGGGCCCCCGGGGTGCCAAGGAGGAGTCCTTCACCACCGCCGTTGTCACCAAG ATGAAGCGAGCCCTGGTGCTGGGAGCCTCTGCCCTGCTGATCCTGGCGCTGAACCAGAACACCATCCGTGAG ctggacgtgtcccagctgctggccaaGCCCGTCATCGTCATCCAATCCTCCGACAACGTCACCAGGCTGCTGGGAGCGCTGCTGCG TGGGCTCCGGGCCACGGCCAAGATCACGTaccaggcagtgctgctggagaACCTG GGAGTCACCCTCACACTCTGGTCCACCTGTGGCCTGTCCCGAGGGGGCCTCTATGGAGAGTGGCAGGGGGTGATCTGCCCTGGGGAGAGCAGCTCGCAGGTCCAG TacctgcagcagctgtggaacacCATCCTGCTGAtcgccctgctgctctgcaccggCGTCATGGTGCAGGCCCAGCGGCAGTCGCGGCAGGAGCTGTCGGAGCGGGATGCCGAG CTGGACCTGAAGCAGCACATCCGGCGGCGGCTGCTGGCGCTGAAAACGCGGCGCTACCACCCTGGGAAGCCGCCCCGGAGCCGCGCCTGTGAGATCGACAGCTGTGCCGTGTGCCTGGACCAGTTCCACAAGAGCCAG TGGCTGCGGGTGCTGCCCTGCTCCCACGAGTTCCACCGGGACTGTGTGgatccctggctcctgctgcagcagacCTGCCCTCTCTGCAAGCGCAACATCCTGG GGAACTGCTGCACGGACAGCTAG
- the RNF215 gene encoding RING finger protein 215 isoform X1 encodes MAAVRAALLAPLLALGRAGSGPATPARVEVAVSGPGAAGPDGDGAGGGAGSAGAVPGGSYTLRGAVLGAGGGRAGPGRGGPRGEREEMEIRGRLVLVGDVEPELSAADGWIGVVPVGTEEPAEGPRGAKEESFTTAVVTKMKRALVLGASALLILALNQNTIRELDVSQLLAKPVIVIQSSDNVTRLLGALLRGLRATAKITYQAVLLENLGVTLTLWSTCGLSRGGLYGEWQGVICPGESSSQVQKYLQQLWNTILLIALLLCTGVMVQAQRQSRQELSERDAELDLKQHIRRRLLALKTRRYHPGKPPRSRACEIDSCAVCLDQFHKSQWLRVLPCSHEFHRDCVDPWLLLQQTCPLCKRNILGNCCTDS; translated from the exons ATGGCGGCGGTGCGGGCGGCGCTGCTCGCCCCGCTGCTGGCGCTCGGCCGGGCCGGCTCGGGGCCCGCCACCCCCGCGCGGGTCGAGGTGGCCGTGTCGGggcccggggcggcggggccggacggggacggggccggcggcggggccggcagcgcggGCGCGGTGCCCGGCGGCTCGTACACGCTGCGCGGGGCCGTGCTGGGAGCggggggcggccgggccgggccgggccggggcggcccGCGGGGGGAGCGGGAGGAGATGGAGATCCGAGGCCGCCTGGTGCTG gtgggTGACGTGGAGCCGGAGCTGAGCGCTGCTGATGGCTGGATCGGGGTGGTGCCCGTGGGCACTGAGGAGCCGGCCGAGGGCCCCCGGGGTGCCAAGGAGGAGTCCTTCACCACCGCCGTTGTCACCAAG ATGAAGCGAGCCCTGGTGCTGGGAGCCTCTGCCCTGCTGATCCTGGCGCTGAACCAGAACACCATCCGTGAG ctggacgtgtcccagctgctggccaaGCCCGTCATCGTCATCCAATCCTCCGACAACGTCACCAGGCTGCTGGGAGCGCTGCTGCG TGGGCTCCGGGCCACGGCCAAGATCACGTaccaggcagtgctgctggagaACCTG GGAGTCACCCTCACACTCTGGTCCACCTGTGGCCTGTCCCGAGGGGGCCTCTATGGAGAGTGGCAGGGGGTGATCTGCCCTGGGGAGAGCAGCTCGCAGGTCCAG AAGTacctgcagcagctgtggaacacCATCCTGCTGAtcgccctgctgctctgcaccggCGTCATGGTGCAGGCCCAGCGGCAGTCGCGGCAGGAGCTGTCGGAGCGGGATGCCGAG CTGGACCTGAAGCAGCACATCCGGCGGCGGCTGCTGGCGCTGAAAACGCGGCGCTACCACCCTGGGAAGCCGCCCCGGAGCCGCGCCTGTGAGATCGACAGCTGTGCCGTGTGCCTGGACCAGTTCCACAAGAGCCAG TGGCTGCGGGTGCTGCCCTGCTCCCACGAGTTCCACCGGGACTGTGTGgatccctggctcctgctgcagcagacCTGCCCTCTCTGCAAGCGCAACATCCTGG GGAACTGCTGCACGGACAGCTAG
- the SEC14L2 gene encoding SEC14-like protein 2, which yields MSGRVGDLSPQQAEVLAQFREKVQDVLPSLPSQDDYFLLKWLRARSFDLAKAEAMLRKHVELRKHMDADNILAWEPPEVIRKYMSGGLCGYDREGSPVRYEIIGPLDGKGLLFSASKQDLIKNKFRDCELLRLACEQQSEKLGKKIEMVMMVYDCEGLGLKHLWKPAVDTYGEILSMFEENYPESLKRLFIVKAPKLFPVAYNLVKHFLSEDTRKKVVVLGSNWKEVLQKYIDPAQIPVEYGGTLTDPDGDPKCSSKINYGGDVPQHYYVRDQLAQKYEHSVVVNRGSSHQVEYEILFPGCVLRWQFRSEGADIGFGVYLKTKVGERQRAGDMTEVLPNQRYNAHMVPEDGSLTCSTPGIYVLRFDNTYSFLHSKKVSYSVEVLLPDTASAQQIQGESPNHSP from the exons ATGAGCGGCCGCGTCGGGGACCTGAGCCCGCAGCAGGCGGAGGTGCTGGCCCAG TTCCGGGAGAAGGTGCAGGAcgtgctgccctccctgccctcccaggACGACTATTTCCTGCTGAAATGGCTCCGAG CGCGCTCCTTCGACCTGGCCAAGGCAGAGGCCATGCTCCGCAAG CACGTCGAACTCCGCAAGCACATGGACGCCGACAACATCCTCGCCTGGGAGCCACCTGAG GTGATTCGGAAGTACATGTCGGGTGGGCTGTGTGGCTACGACCGCGAGGGCAGCCCGGTGCGCTACGAGATCATCGGGCCGCTGGACGGCAAGGGGCTGCTCTTCTCCGCCTCCAAGCAGGACCTGATCAAAAACAAGTTCCGGGACTGTGAACTGCTCCGGCTGGCCTGTGAACAGCAGAGTGAAAAG ctgggcaAGAAGATTGAGATGGTGATGATGGTGTACGACTGTGAGGGCCTGGGCCTGAAGCACCTCTGGAAGCCAGCTGTGGACACGTACGGGGAG ATCCTGTCCATGTTCGAGGAGAATTACCCCGAGTCCCTCAAGCGCCTCTTTATTGTGAAGG cccccaAGCTCTTCCCCGTGGCCTACAACCTGGTCAAGCACTTCCTGAGCGAGGACACGCGCAAGAAGGTCGTGGTGTTGGGAT CCAACTGGAAGGAGGTCCTGCAGAAGTACATCGACCCCGCGCAGATCCCGGTGGAGTACGGGGGGACGCTGACAGACCCTGACGGGGACCCCAAGTGCTCCAGCAAG ATAAACTACGGGGGGGACGTGCCCCAGCATTACTACGTGCGGGACCAGCTGGCACAGAAGTACGAGCACTCGGTCGTGGTCAACCGGGGCTCGTCCCACCAGGTCGAGTACGAGATCCTCTTCCCCGGCTGCGTGCTGAG aTGGCAGTTCCGCTCCGAGGGCGCCGACATCGGCTTCGGCGTGTACCTGAAGACCAAGGTCGGGGAGCGGCAGCGTGCGGGCGACATGACCGAGGTGCTCCCCAACCAGCGCTACAACGCACACATGGTGCCCGAGGACGGCTCCCTCACCTGCTCCACGCCCGGCATTT ATGTTCTGCGCTTCGACAACACCTACAGCTTCCTCCACTCCAAGAAGGTGAGCTACAGCGTGGAGGTGCTGCTGCCCGACACCGCCTCGGCCCAACAGATCCAGGGGGAGTCCCCGAACCACAGCCCCTGA